tgttaaatgaagcgaccatccacagaggacggaaagaatgtcattttgaacattgttatgacattctttccgtcaaaaaagtcaatttaacggtgttaaataaagcgaccatccacacaattaggttgccatccagagtttaggttgccatccacgtgtggatggttgccttatggtgatttaggcaaccaaacctgtggaaaaatgggtacacacacacacacacacacacacacacacacacacacacacatacacacacacacacacacacacatacacacacacacacacacacacacacacacacacacacacacacacacacatgcatacaccgTTTTGATTCATGTTTACAAAGAATGTAGCGGAtacaaaaatgtgtaaaaaaaacaacaaccacaaaacaaGAAACATAAAATTATTTAAACATTTAAGAACTTTGACCTGATCTTACATGTCTCAAAGTGGTTTATTGTTGGTACAGTCGAGCCTGTCCATAACGAACACTCAAGGGACCAACCCAAAGTGGTCGTCAAAGACAGTGATCTCTATGAAAAGATGAATTATATAGAAAATAACTAGCCAGGCATCCTTTGGGCTGGTCGTAGCGGGAAGGTGGTCGTTATTGATAGGGCAGGTTGTACTGTATTAAGGGATAAGggatgttttatgtatgttttattacggacacaaaagctcagcaatgcaatttctcttttagagattaataaagttattgtattgtattgtattgttttgtattgtaagGGATACGATTCATATAATCCTGTGAGGTTATCCTCAGGGACATTCGGGCTGTTTTCTCCCTgtggaaagcgagctgccatacagtgtacggcgctacccattttttttttcctgcatgcgtgtattcatgtttccaagccctgagactttcgctgtgaacttgggttctttatcgtgcgcatgcgtgcacacggggatgttcggacaccaatgagagtctgcacaaagttgactctgggaaataaatccctcgccgaacgtggggttcgaacccacgccgatagccaCAACTGGTTtagaagccagcgccgctaccgactgagctatttccccgccatTTACACGTGAATGAAACGTGTGTGTCAGCTAAACATGAGACGGTCTGCACTGATTCCAAATGTATTGTATGTGGCTTACCTGCGGACGCCACTCCTTCTTGAGGAGGTTGTACACTTGATGTCCCGCTAACTTCTGTATTTTTCTCTGCATAATAACACGCGTATAcatacatgcactcacacacatatatatatatgtttcatGTATGTGTTAGAAAATCCATTTAAATACTAGCTATATAACAAAAACAATCAGTACACAAATCAGCTAAGCATAAACAGATATAGTAAATACAAATTCATATGCGTTTGTTGTTGATGCTTTAAACAGTTACTGTTTTTCtataaattaaaacaaacaaacaaaaagacgttcTTTATTATTTGTaatatccccccctcccctgcctcctcctcttcctcctcctcctttttaTCCGATTGTTTATGTgtgcttcttcttttctttaaaGAACAATTATTGCAGCGATGTATTGCGCACTTCCATAGATATCCAGGACTACCACGAAGGTATttacagaataaacaaatacacactACTGGGTAAATTAACTTATCTAGTGTGGTATTACCGTTCACGATGAGTTCACACGTCTCGAATGTTGCTCCGTTTGGTGGGACAATATGACACGAGTAGACGCCAGCAAAGTTAGCTGTGGTGGATGGAATCTCAACAGTCAGCCGATCTGTGACTTCATAGTTAAACGTGTACCCTTCTGACACAAGGCATTCGGGTTTCGTGGCAAGCTTCGCCCAGGAGCATTGGATCACATCCCTTTCTGTAAAGTGGAATTATAAACACAAAAGGTTTAATACACTCCTGcatgtcttcttcttgttctgcgtTCCCTTCGCGATGCTACACTGATAGGGTTGTTGATGTGATGAGGTCTGCATATCAAgtgaataacaaaaacaaaacaattgttGATGATGTTAAATGTCCTCGTCATGTATTGTACCATTTCATTATGGCATTAAACTATCTTTAAACCAGCAAACACAACgaaccaaaaaaaacaatctaAGTGTTTTTATATCAGTGCATCGTTTCTCTGATCAGCTAGTTTTGTGTAACAACACTAATCACTTTCAGCGTCACACAAGAAGAGCTGCTTCCTAAACTACATTTTTCGTTAAATGTGCGTTTAAGATCACAGAGTAACATTCAAGTCATGTAGAGAGGGTACCCGTACAGCGCATGCAGATACTTTAAATTTGGCATCGTTATTTCCCTTGGAACTTAGTTTGTTCATGTAACGGGCACCTCATTATAATAACCATTACCCTCAATGCAAAACATTATTTACCTTCTTTATCTTTCTTATTTGTAGTCGGGACCATGACCACGCTGATGGCTGTCTTATTGGCTGCGATGTCTTTGTGGAAATAACATGTGACATTTGAAGCTTGTTCAACATAGCTTGTCCCAGCAACACAGGTGATTGGATTGTGGGCGTATACATTGTCCAATTGGATCAGGAACGATTGCAGAAAGATAAAGAGTCTCCCTTTTTGAATCAGGACCATAGCTACCCTGCACaaaaacataatacatgtatcaTTGTCAAAAAATACAAATGCAGAGCATATAAACTGGTACGGTTCAAAATAAAGACATAAAAGCTCGttcttatcatcatcatcatcatcatcatcatcatcatcatcatcatcatcatcatcatcatcatcatcatcatcatcatcatcatcatcatcatcatcatcatcatcatcatcatcatcatcatcatcatcatcatcatcaacagcagcagcagcagcagcagccgcagcagcaacagcagcagcagcagcagcagcagcagcgtcgtcgtcgtcgtcgtaatcatcatcatcatcatcatcatcatcatcatcatcatcatcatcatcatcatcatcatcatcatcatcatcatcatcatcatcatcatcatcatcatcatcgtggtCGTCGTCGTGGTCGTCGTCGTGGTCGTGGTCGTGGTCGTGGTCGTGGTCGTGGTCGTCGTGGTCGTCGTGGTCGTCGTGGTCGTGGTCGTGGTCGTGgtagtcatcatcatcatcatcatcatcatcatcatcatcatcatcatcatcatcatcatcatcatcatcatcatcatcatcatcatcatcatcatcatcatcatcatcatcatcatcatcatcgtaatcttcatcatcatcatcgtcgtcgtcgtcgtcatcatcatcatcatcatcatcatcaccatcatcatcatcatcatcatcatcatcatcatcatcatcatcatcatcatcatcatcatcatcatcatcaatcatcatcaatcatcatcaatcatcatcaatcatcatcaatcatcatcatcaatcatcaatcatcaatcatcatcatcatcatcatcatcatcatcatcatcatcatcatcatcatcatcatcatcatcatcatcatcatcatcatcatcatcatcatcatcatcatcgtcatcatcatcatcatcgtcgtcatcatcgtcatcatcgtggTCAGCAGCAGCGTCGTCGTAATCatcataattatcatcatcatcatcatcgtcgtcatcgttatcatcatcatcatcatcatcatcatcatcatcatcatcatcatcatcatcatcatcatcatcatcatcgtcgtcgtcgtcgtcgtcatcatcatcatcgtcatcatcatcatcatcttcataatTTATCATCATGTATCATCATGTATCATtatttatcatcatcaacatcatcattatcgtcgtcgtcatcatcataatTATCGTCGTCGTCTGCGCCGCCGCATCCACTTGTATTAAGTTTCTGCTCCGAtctgcctttttatatttagtcaag
This region of Littorina saxatilis isolate snail1 linkage group LG8, US_GU_Lsax_2.0, whole genome shotgun sequence genomic DNA includes:
- the LOC138972772 gene encoding uncharacterized protein isoform X2, which encodes MVLIQKGRLFIFLQSFLIQLDNVYAHNPITCVAGTSYVEQASNVTCYFHKDIAANKTAISVVMVPTTNKKDKEERDVIQCSWAKLATKPECLVSEGYTFNYEVTDRLTVEIPSTTANFAGVYSCHIVPPNGATFETCELIVNVPECPTGIMTAILTVLVLLTLLVHGLCWYMCAWKNEWQLSRLCFRGQQQETEVGDKELGPENEQILET
- the LOC138972772 gene encoding uncharacterized protein isoform X1 encodes the protein MVLIQKGRLFIFLQSFLIQLDNVYAHNPITCVAGTSYVEQASNVTCYFHKDIAANKTAISVVMVPTTNKKDKEERDVIQCSWAKLATKPECLVSEGYTFNYEVTDRLTVEIPSTTANFAGVYSCHIVPPNGATFETCELIVNEKNTEVSGTSSVQPPQEGVASAVPECPTGIMTAILTVLVLLTLLVHGLCWYMCAWKNEWQLSRLCFRGQQQETEVGDKELGPENEQILET